The sequence ATGGCGGCATAGGTCGCTCCCCTTCATCACACTTATGATATTAAATATCTCATTGACGATCAAGGCAAACTGCGTTGTTCTCTCCGCGAAGAAGACAAGCGAGGAAACGCGATGGATGGGTTGCCAAACGCCATGTGGCAGCCGGCGGTCGAAGCCGAGTTCGTGAATGAGGTGCGACGGTTCGTGAAGGACCACATCGCTCCGCGCGCGCATGAGATCGATGCGAAGGACCTGTATCCGGCCGAGATCGTTCGTGATCTTGCCAAGCTGGGCTGCAACGCGATCTCGCTGCCTAAGAAGTTCGGCGGCCGCGAGCTCGGCTATGCGCACAGTGTCGCGGCCTGCGAGGAGGTCGGCTACGGCAGCGCTGCGGTTGCGATCTCGCTGATCACGATCTTCCAGGCCCAGACGATGCTGAACACGTTCGGCTCCGACAGCCTCAAGGAACGCTATCTGCCGCGCTTTGCGGAGGGGCTGATCGCCTCCTATGCGCTGACCGAAGCCTCACACGGAAGCGATATTCGCAAGCTCGACACCAAGGCGAGGCGGGACGGTGACGTCTGGGTCCTGAACGGCGAAAAATCGTTCATCACGTCCGGTTCTCGCGCCGAGGTCTTCGTGATCCTAGCGCAAACGGATGTGGGCGTATCCGTCTTCGTCGTCCCCCGCGAATCCACTGGCGTATCGACCTATATCGGCGAAAACTCCGCAACCTTCGGCCTTCGCAACGGCCCCCACGTCAACGTCCGGCTACAAGACGTGCGCCTTCCGCTGGATCACCTGATCGGGCAAGAGGGTAAAGGGGTCCGCCAGGCTGTTACCACGCTCGACTATTCACGGACATTGGCCGCGGGCATTTCGGTGGGAATTGCGCGAGCGGCATTCGATGCCGCGCTGGTCTTCGCACGCGACCGCACCGCGTTCGACCAGAAGGTCGTCAACTTCCAGGGCATCCAGTGGTACTTCGCGGATATGCTGGCCAAGATCGATGCGGCGCGGCTGCTGGTCTATGACGCCGCCCGCGCGCTCGACAGCCATGACGACGTCATTCGTCGCGCCAGCGCCGCCAAGCTGCTTGCCTCGGAAGTAGCCACCGAGGTCGCGGCGCGTTGCGTCCAGATCTGCGGTGCCTACGGTACGATGGTGAACGCGCCGTTCGGCCGCTTCATGCGCGATGCCAAGACCTATGAGATCGGCGGCGGTTCCTCCGAGGTAC is a genomic window of Bradyrhizobium sp. CCGB12 containing:
- a CDS encoding acyl-CoA dehydrogenase family protein; the encoded protein is MDGLPNAMWQPAVEAEFVNEVRRFVKDHIAPRAHEIDAKDLYPAEIVRDLAKLGCNAISLPKKFGGRELGYAHSVAACEEVGYGSAAVAISLITIFQAQTMLNTFGSDSLKERYLPRFAEGLIASYALTEASHGSDIRKLDTKARRDGDVWVLNGEKSFITSGSRAEVFVILAQTDVGVSVFVVPRESTGVSTYIGENSATFGLRNGPHVNVRLQDVRLPLDHLIGQEGKGVRQAVTTLDYSRTLAAGISVGIARAAFDAALVFARDRTAFDQKVVNFQGIQWYFADMLAKIDAARLLVYDAARALDSHDDVIRRASAAKLLASEVATEVAARCVQICGAYGTMVNAPFGRFMRDAKTYEIGGGSSEVLKNALAKRVVSYAADL